The nucleotide sequence GGGAGGCGGACCAGATCCAGGCCGCCGCTCCGGAGTACCTGAGCCCGGACGCCGACCCGATGGTGCTCGACCTCGCCAAGCGCCTGGCCCGTCGCGGCCTCGACGTGCACCTCGGCTACCGCGGCAAGCTGACCCTCGTCGCCTCGCACGGCGGCCGCGCGGTCGCGGTCGAGACGGACCAGGACGTGTCGAAGGGAAGCCTGCGCGAGTCGCTGCGCCTCCGCCCGGACGTGCTGCGCCGCCTCGGCTGGCACTACCTGCGCGTGCACAGCTTCGAGCTGTTCGCCGACCCGGACGCCGTCGCCGGGCGTATCGCCAAGCTCATCGGCAAGGCGGAGCCGGACGCCGAGACGGCGCCGATCACGCTGCCGCCGCTCGCGTAGGGCGCGTCCGTTCTAGGCTGGACGGGATGAGCGAGACACCCGGAAGGCGGCGGCACCGCCGCGTGCAGCGCCCAGGCGCGCCCGGAACCGACCCGGCGCCGCGCGTCGACCCGCGGGAGGGCACCCCGCCCGCGCCGGCCGCCCCCGACTCCGACAACGCCCCCAGTTGGTCGTCGAACGACGAGCAACTGCGCCGCGACGTCCCTCCGCACTGGTAGCCCGCCCGCGTCCCCTCTCGCCTTCTCGCCGAGGTGCACGTCGTTGCGCACCTGCGCGGCGTGTCACCCGCAACAAGGTGCACCTCAGCGGATGACGGCTCGTGGAGACGGCGCGGCCGCGAGCGTTCGAAATCCTCGAAGTGCACGTTGTTGTGGGGTTGCGCGGCGTGTCGACCGCAACAACGTGCACTTCAGCGGTGAAGGCTCCGCGGGACGAAGGGGGAGGGGTTAGGTGAGGGGGTCGGCGTGCTTGCCCGACGGCTGCGGCGGCGACTGCTGCGCCTGCAGCAGGTCGCGGATCTCGGTGAGGAGGTCGAGCTCCGTGATGGGGGCCTCCGGCTCGACGACGCCCTTCTTGCGCAGGCGCTCTGCGCGCTTGCGCACCTGGTTGATCGGGTACACGAACACGAAGTATACGACCACGGCGACGATCAGGAAGTTGATGATCGCCGCGAGCACCGCTCCGAACTTGATCTGCGCGTCGCCGATCGTCCACACCAGCGACGACTCGAGGCCCTGCGTCTTGGCGATCGCGCCGATCAGGGGATTGATCAGGTTGTTCACGATCGAGTTGACGACCGCGGTGAACGCGGCGCCGATGACGACCGCGACCGCCAGGTCGATCACATTTCCGCGGAGGATGAACTCCTTGAACCCTTTGAGCATGACCGGAACGAACCCTTCTACGCGGCGGAGCCCGACGACGGAGTCGACGGGGTCGAGGAGGTGGAGGAGCTGGACGAGGTTGAGCCGGAGGAGCCGGAGGAGGACGAGCCGGACGAGGAAGACGACGAGCCCGACGAAGACGACGACGAACCCGAGTCCGCCTTCTTCGCCCCGCCGCGCGAGTCGGTCCGGTAGAACCCGGAGCCGTTGAACGTCACGCCGACGGTCCCGAACACCTTGCGGAGCGATCCGCCGCAGTTCGGGCACACCGTGAGGGCGTCGTCGGTGAAGGCCTGCTGGATGTCGAAGGCGTGGCCGCAGTCGCGGCACGAGTAGGAGTAGGTCGGCATTCTTCTTCCGCTGCGCTCGCTGTCGGGGTCGGGGGTCAGGTGAACTGGACGATGCGGGTCGGCGTGACCGCGCCGTCCACCGGCTGGTCGTGACGCTCGCGCGGCACCTCGTCCACCAGTTCGCCGTCGAACAGGACGGCGTACACCGGGGGACATTTTTCCATGCTGCCCAGGGTCTTGTCGAAGTATCCGCGACCCCAGCCCATCCGCATCCCGGTCGCATCGACCGCGGCCGCCGGCACCAGGATGAGGTCGACGTCGTTGATCGCGATCGGCCCGAGCAGCTCGCCGACCGCCTCGGGCAGGCCGAACAGGCCTTCGGTCTCGGTCTCGCCGTCGCCCGTGGTCCAGTCGAGCAGGCCGTCTTCGCGCGAGATCGGCAGCAGGACACGAAGGCCCTGCGTGTGCGCCCAGTTGAGGAAGGGGCGCGTGTCCGGCTCCACCGGGGTGGAGAGGTACGCCGCCACCGAGCGGGCGGAGAGGTCGGTCGCGAGGTCGACGAGGTTGCGGGTCAGGCCCGCCGTCGCGGTCTGACGCTCGGTCGTCGTGAGGTTCTGCCGGCGCTCGCGGAGCTCCGCACGCAGGGCGCGCTTGCGATGAGCGGCAGTGTCCGAGTCCATACGCCAATCCTAGGAGATGCCATCCTGTGCACCGCCGAAATGCGGATACTGTAGGCGGCATGGCAAATCACGACCGCGTTACGAAAGCAGTGATCCCCGCAGCCGGCCTCGGAACCCGCTTCCTCCCGGCGACCAAAGCGATGCCCAAGGAGATGCTGCCGGTCGTGGACAAGCCCGCCATCCAGTACGTCGTCGAGGAGGCCGTGGATGCGGGCCTGCACGACGTCCTGATGGTCACCGGCCGCAACAAGAACGCCCTCGAGAACCACTTCGACCGCAACGCCGAGCTGGAGGAGACCCTCACCAAGAAGGGCGACACCGACCGGCTCGAGAAGGTCAACTACTCCACCGCCCTCGCCGACATGCACTACGTGCGCCAGGGCGACCCGAAGGGCCTCGGCCACGCCGTCCTGCGGGCCAAGATGCACGTCGGCCGCGAGCCGTTCGCCGTGCTGCTCGGTGACGACATCATCGACGCGCGCGACGACCTCCTGAGCCGGATGCTGACCGTTCAGTCGCAGCGCCACGCCAGCGTGGTCGCCCTCCTCGAGGTCGACCCCGACTCCATCCACCTCTACGGCGCCGCCGCCGTCGAGAAGACCGACGAGGAGGACGTGGTCCGTATCACCGGTCTCGTCGAGAAGCCGGACAAGGAGCACGCCCCCTCGAACTACGCCGTCATCGGCCGCTACGTGCTGCGCCCGGAGGTCTTCGACGTCCTGGAGCGCACCGAGCCGGGTCGCGGCGGAGAGATCCAGCTGACCGACGCGCTGCAGTCCATGGCGGAGGCGCCCGACTGGACCGGCGGCGTCTACGGCGTCGTGTTCCGCGGCCGCCGTTACGACACCGGCGACCGCCTCGACTACATCAAGGCGATCGTCCGGCTCGCCGTCGACCGTGAGGACCTCGGTCCCGAGCTGCGCCCGTGGCTCCGCGAGTTCGCCGCGGAGCTCGCGGACGAGCCCGTCGAGTTCGTCGAGGAGATGCCCGTCGACCCGACCGGGCCCATCCAGACGCTCTCCGACCGGTCCCGCTGACGGCCGGCCGAAGGAGGACTCCGTTGGCGCTCGTCGTCCCCACCCTCACCGAGGGTCGCGTGGGGTTGCGTCCCATCCGCCTGCGCGATGCGCGGCCGTTGGAGCGTTCGTTGCTCGACAACCGCAGCTGGCTGCGGCAGTGGGAGGCGACGAGCCCGTACGCGCCCGGGTCGTTCGACACCCGGGCGAGCATCCGATCCCTGCTGGCGAACGCGCGCGCCGGGCACGGCCTGCCGTTCATCGTCGAGTGGGATGGGCGCCTCGCCGGGCAGCTGAACGTCTCGTCGATCGCGTACGGCTCCCTGTCGAGCGCGACGATCGGCTACTGGATCGCCGAGGAGTTCGCCGGCCGCAACATCACCCCGACCGCGGTGGCGCTGGCGACCGACTACTGCTTCTACCAGCTGGGGCTGCACCGGATGGAGATCTGCATCCGGCCCGAGAACGGCCCGAGCCTGCGCGTGGTCGAGAAGCTCGGCTTCCGTTACGAGGGGCTGCGGCGCCGCTACATCCACATCAACGGCGACTGGCGCGACCACTTCTGCTTCGCGCTGGTGTCCGAGGAGCTGACCCAGGGCGTGCTGCGTCGCTGGCTCGACCACAACGTCCCGGAGGACGCCGCGATCATTCCCGCGGAGGACCGCGCGGCGGCGGCCATACCGCTGCCGATCGCCCGGCATTACTGAGCCGGTTCTCATCCCCGGGCCGTTCAGCCGTGTGCTTCCGGTGGAAATGTGCTGAAAGCGCGCTGGATCGGGTGACACACCCCCGCGGGTGACCGAGGCACGGCCGTCGCCGCCCCTACCGTAGAGGACATGAACGGGGATGTGATGGGCGGTGGGGTCGTCGTCGCGCTCGCGGCCGCTTTGTGGCTCGCCTATCTGGTCCCGGTGTGGTTGCGCCGCCGCGAGTACCTCGCCACGGAGCGGAACGCCGTGCGGCTGCAGCAGACGCTGCGCATCCTCGCCGAGACCAGCGAGCTCCCCGACGAGGTGCGCCTCGAGGCCACCGCCCGGACGGTCGCGGAGCAGCAGCGCATCCTCCGCAGGTCGGAGCAGAAGACCCTCGCCGCCGCCCGTGCGGAGGCCGCCGCCCACGCGCGCCGCGAGCAGGCGCTCGCGGAGGAGCGCCGCCGCGCGGCA is from Leifsonia sp. 466MF and encodes:
- the mscL gene encoding large-conductance mechanosensitive channel protein MscL, with protein sequence MLKGFKEFILRGNVIDLAVAVVIGAAFTAVVNSIVNNLINPLIGAIAKTQGLESSLVWTIGDAQIKFGAVLAAIINFLIVAVVVYFVFVYPINQVRKRAERLRKKGVVEPEAPITELDLLTEIRDLLQAQQSPPQPSGKHADPLT
- a CDS encoding FmdB family zinc ribbon protein yields the protein MPTYSYSCRDCGHAFDIQQAFTDDALTVCPNCGGSLRKVFGTVGVTFNGSGFYRTDSRGGAKKADSGSSSSSSGSSSSSSGSSSSGSSGSTSSSSSTSSTPSTPSSGSAA
- a CDS encoding 5-formyltetrahydrofolate cyclo-ligase, producing the protein MDSDTAAHRKRALRAELRERRQNLTTTERQTATAGLTRNLVDLATDLSARSVAAYLSTPVEPDTRPFLNWAHTQGLRVLLPISREDGLLDWTTGDGETETEGLFGLPEAVGELLGPIAINDVDLILVPAAAVDATGMRMGWGRGYFDKTLGSMEKCPPVYAVLFDGELVDEVPRERHDQPVDGAVTPTRIVQFT
- the galU gene encoding UTP--glucose-1-phosphate uridylyltransferase GalU, translated to MANHDRVTKAVIPAAGLGTRFLPATKAMPKEMLPVVDKPAIQYVVEEAVDAGLHDVLMVTGRNKNALENHFDRNAELEETLTKKGDTDRLEKVNYSTALADMHYVRQGDPKGLGHAVLRAKMHVGREPFAVLLGDDIIDARDDLLSRMLTVQSQRHASVVALLEVDPDSIHLYGAAAVEKTDEEDVVRITGLVEKPDKEHAPSNYAVIGRYVLRPEVFDVLERTEPGRGGEIQLTDALQSMAEAPDWTGGVYGVVFRGRRYDTGDRLDYIKAIVRLAVDREDLGPELRPWLREFAAELADEPVEFVEEMPVDPTGPIQTLSDRSR
- a CDS encoding GNAT family N-acetyltransferase is translated as MALVVPTLTEGRVGLRPIRLRDARPLERSLLDNRSWLRQWEATSPYAPGSFDTRASIRSLLANARAGHGLPFIVEWDGRLAGQLNVSSIAYGSLSSATIGYWIAEEFAGRNITPTAVALATDYCFYQLGLHRMEICIRPENGPSLRVVEKLGFRYEGLRRRYIHINGDWRDHFCFALVSEELTQGVLRRWLDHNVPEDAAIIPAEDRAAAAIPLPIARHY